One window from the genome of Schistocerca piceifrons isolate TAMUIC-IGC-003096 chromosome 1, iqSchPice1.1, whole genome shotgun sequence encodes:
- the LOC124786782 gene encoding LOW QUALITY PROTEIN: uncharacterized protein LOC124786782 (The sequence of the model RefSeq protein was modified relative to this genomic sequence to represent the inferred CDS: deleted 2 bases in 2 codons), with translation MAFRGLSDKLFTPNNGKFLGLVQLLAKFDPIMEDHVRLALNGDLADHYCVNRWKILTDHLKIHTLKNVSDTRWEARIDSVKVVRYQLCEMHDALVSLVDATEQSDAAVSHEATTLGGQLKDFSFIVSLVTWYDVLFQINVVSKASQSPTINFVEFMGILDKRCSYLETYRQTGFEQAIVTATELASDLDTQPLFKPQMRLRRIKRRPGEEAVDDQITDPKKKFRVEFFNALLDTVHISMKERFEKMQEFSATWSFLFDIKKNQNKEELIQCCSKLQEKLTVNMKSDIDGNLLCDEILGLQHYLEDSQATPIEALNFIKKHNLQELYPNIWITLRILLTIPVTVASGERSFSKLKLIKTYLRSTMSQTRLTSLASLSIENEVAENLDFANLIRDFADRKARKVKF, from the exons atggcattcagagggttatcagataaattatttaccccaaataatggaaaattcttaggtcttgtacagttattggcaaa g tttgatccaatcatggaagatcacgtcagactggcattgaatggtgatttggctgaccattattgc gtaaatagatggaaaattttgaccgaccatttgaagatacacaccctgaaaaatgtaagtgacacacgctgggaagctcgaattgatagcgtcaaagtggttcgttatcaattatgcgaaatgcatgacgctttggtttccttggtcgatgctactgaacaaagcgatgctgcagtgtcacacgaagcgacaacactaggaggacaattaaaagacttcagcttcattgtttctctcgtgacatggtatgatgttctgtttcaaattaatgttgtgagtaaagcaagtcagtcacccacaatcaactttgtcgagtttatgggaatccttgacaaacgttgctcttatttggaaacatatagacaaacaggtttcgaacaagctattgtaacagcaactgaactggcttcggatcttgatacgcagccattatttaaaccacaaatgcgattaagacgtattaaacgcaggccgggtgaagaggctgttgatgatcaaataactgacccaaaaaagaagtttagagtagagtttttcaatgcactgttggacactgtgcacatatccatgaaagaaagatttgaa aagatgcaagaattttctgcaacgtggagtttcttgtttgacatt aaaaaaaatcaaaataaagaagaactaatacaatgctgttctaaattacaagaaaagttaactgtcaacatgaagtcagatattgatggaaatttgctgtgcgacgaaattttaggcctgcaacactatctcgaagacagccaggcaacgcctattgaagccttaaacttcataaaaaagcataatcttcaagagttatatcccaacatctggataacgttacgtattttgctaacaataccagtgactgtcgcaagcggcgaacgcagtttttccaaactgaagttgataaaaacgtacttgcggtctacaatgtctcaaacaagactaaccagtttggcctcactgtccattgaaaatgaagttgcagaaaacctggactttgctaatctgatcagagactttgccgacagaaaagcgagaaaagtaaaattttag
- the LOC124721316 gene encoding zinc finger MYM-type protein 5-like has product MPEEKEMIKKKLSGSENRKRKAEKEKVLEETKKHMNIYKYLKGNSKANTSDIESKVHVSANISSDCEQLYTKNIQSPIEGDQIDQRSTSLHESSDISPSQNQHMTSVVDESINVLAIKEYNVSDVGTWPKVRNARDIDRIIICGPSQVCLNNFPKDENGRHFSSTH; this is encoded by the coding sequence atgccagaagagaaggaaatgattaaaaaaaagctttctggttcagaaaatcggaaaagaaaagctgaaaaagaaaaagttcttgaagaaactaaaaagcacatgaatatttataagtaccttaaaggaaattctaaggcaaatacttcagatattgaatcaaaagtccatgtatcagcaaatatttcttcagactgtgaacaattatacacaaaaaatatacaatcacctattgaaggtgatcaaattgaccagcgcagtacatctttgcatgaatcctctgatatttctccaagtcaaaatcaacacatgacatctgtggtcgatgaaagtatcaacgttcttgcaataaaagaatacaatgtttcggatgtaggtacgtggccaaaagtacgtaatgctagagatatagatcgcattataatatgtggaccctcacaagtatgtctaaataactttccaaaagatgaaaatgggcgtcatttctcttcaactcattag